In one Oncorhynchus gorbuscha isolate QuinsamMale2020 ecotype Even-year unplaced genomic scaffold, OgorEven_v1.0 Un_scaffold_1331, whole genome shotgun sequence genomic region, the following are encoded:
- the LOC124022303 gene encoding voltage-dependent T-type calcium channel subunit alpha-1I-like has product DTLRECPPGPSDYPCHAGLQFISPMYFVSFVLTAQFVLINVVVAVLMKHLDDSNKEAQEDAEMDAEIELELAQGQLQLPTCCMGGLGTGLVVAGASGAPGDLTRFFQ; this is encoded by the exons GACACCCTGCGTGAGTGCCCTCCAGGACCCAGTGACTACCCGTGCCACGCTGGACTCCAGTTCATCTCTCCCATGTATTTTGTCTCCTTCGTCCTCACCGCCCAGTTCGTACTCATCAACGTGGTGGTGGCTGTGCTCATGAAG CACCTGGACGACTCAAACAAAGAGGCCCAGGAGGATGCTGAGATGGATGCAGAGATTGAGCTGGAGCTAGCCCAGGGACAACTCCAACTACCCACCTGCTGCATGGGGGGGCTGGGCACTGGGCTGGTCGTGGCTGGGGCCTCTGGAGCGCCTGGTGATTTGACTAGATTTTTTCAATGA